A DNA window from Doryrhamphus excisus isolate RoL2022-K1 chromosome 2, RoL_Dexc_1.0, whole genome shotgun sequence contains the following coding sequences:
- the LOC131104346 gene encoding cytochrome P450 26C1, with protein sequence MFRLLQFGLLSALTSALTSVLCALLLLALTRVLWSFRWRLTRDPGSSLPLPEGSMGWPLVGETLHWLVQGSNFHISRRQRHGNVFKTHLLGKPVIRVTGAENIRKILLGEHSLVCTQWPQSTRIILGPNTLVNSIGDAHKRKRKVLAKVFSRGALESYLPRLQDVVRCEVAKWCSCADAMDVYGAAKLLTFRVAVRVLLGLQLEEERVVYLGRIFEQLMDNLFSLPVDAPFSGLRKGIKAREILHANMEKIIEEKMERQQVHDDHLDAFDYMLASAKEHGQDFSIQELKETAVELIFAAHSTTASASTSLVLQLLRHPAVVRHLKAELDSEGLAGAGGSDPDSSPLGAHLSLEKLSRLRYLDCVIKEVLRFLPPVSGGYRTALQTFELDGYQVPKGWSVMYSIRDTHETAAVFHSPQLFDPDRFGPDREENRSSRFSYVPFGGGVRGCVGKELAQLVLKTLAVELVGTCEWTLATEDFPRMQTVPIVHPVNGLHVRFSHSNPL encoded by the exons ATGTTCCGTCTGCTGCAGTTCGGACTGCTGTCTGCCCTGACCAGCGCGCTCACGTCGGTGCTGTGCGCGCTCCTCCTGCTCGCCCTAACGCGCGTGCTGTGGAGCTTCCGCTGGAGGCTGACGAGGGACCCCGGCAGCAGCCTCCCCCTGCCGGAGGGCTCCATGGGGTGGCCGCTGGTCGGAGAGACCCTCCACTGGCTCGTACAG GGTTCCAACTTCCACATCTCTCGCAGGCAGCGCCATGGCAACGTGTTTAAGACCCACCTCCTGGGCAAGCCCGTCATCCGGGTGACGGGCGCCGAGAACATCCGCAAGATCCTGTTGGGGGAGCACAGCCTGGTGTGCACGCAGTGGCCGCAGAGCACGCGCATCATCCTGGGCCCCAACACGCTGGTCAACTCCATCGGCGACGCCCACAAAAGGAAGCGGAAG GTCCTGGCCAAGGTGTTCAGCAGGGGTGCTCTGGAGTCCTACCTGCCCCGTCTGCAGGACGTGGTGCGCTGCGAGGTGGCCAAGTGGTGCTCGTGCGCGGACGCCATGGATGTTTACGGCGCGGCCAAGTTGCTGACGTTCCGCGTGGCCGTGCGAGTGCTGCTGGGTctgcagctggaggaggagcgtgTGGTCTACCTGGGCCGCATCTTTGAGCAGCTGATGGACAACCTCTTCTCACTTCCTGTAGACGCTCCATTCAGCGGCCTCCGCAAG gGGATCAAAGCCAGAGAGATCCTACACGCCAACATGGAGAAGATTATCGAAGAGAAGATGGAACGTCAGCAGGTGCATGATGACCATCTGGACGCCTTCGACTATATGCTGGCCAGCGCTAAAGAACACGGCCAGGACTTCAGCATCCAGGAGCTCAAG GAAACGGCTGTGGAATTGATCTTCGCCGCTCACTCCACCACTGCCAGCGCCTCCACCTCTCTGGTCCTGCAGCTCCTTCGCCACCCGGCTGTGGTTCGGCACCTCAAAGCTGAGCTGGACTCTGAGGGTCTTGCAGGTGCTGGTGGTTCAGACCCTGATAGCAGTCCACTTGGGGCGCACCTGAGCTTGGAAAAGCTGAGCCGGCTCCGCTACTTGGATTGTGTGATCAAAGAGGTTCTGCGGTTTCTGCCACCAGTTTCTGGAGGATACCGGACCGCCTTGCAGACATTTGAATTGGAT GGCTACCAGGTCCCCAAAGGCTGGAGCGTCATGTACAGCATCAGGGACACGCATGAGACCGCCGCCGTCTTCCACAGTCCCCAACTCTTTGATCCTGACCGCTTTGGCCCGGATCGCGAGGAAAACCGCTCGTCCCGTTTCAGTTATGTGCCGTTTGGCGGCGGCGTGCGGGGCTGCGTGGGTAAAGAACTGGCTCAGCTGGTTCTAAAGACTCTGGCTGTGGAGCTGGTGGGCACGTGCGAATGGACCCTGGCCACCGAGGACTTCCCCAGGATGCAGACGGTGCCCATCGTGCATCCTGTCAACGGACTCCACGTGCGCTTTTCTCACAGCAACCCGCTTTAA